Proteins encoded by one window of Kribbella italica:
- a CDS encoding Gfo/Idh/MocA family protein, translating into MDQLRIGIVGAGIMGRANALSLSAVAGVEVTACTSRSADGAGRLADEIQERGAPRPAIRPDLDALLRDDQVDAVVLTTPDHLHGEMMVRAADAGKHILVEKPLTTSVAEADAAVAAVRRNGVVAMCLFNHRWVPAYAQAHELLAGLGEPAVAYARKDDTIFVPTEMLSWADRTTCAWFLSSHDIDLVSWLLRDQVSRVYATARWGKLRSLGIDTPDAIQIQAEYSRGAVATFESAWIYPNTFPTMVDSYVSVVAEDGVVQLDRQKESVVVAREDGYSYPRNMLQRVMHGIPAGAYADAIAHWISCCRTGAQPLITIESSRNVTAVLEAAHTSIATRQPVDVSMLADPGAR; encoded by the coding sequence ATGGACCAGCTCCGGATCGGCATCGTCGGCGCCGGGATCATGGGTCGGGCGAACGCGCTGTCCCTGTCGGCCGTCGCCGGGGTCGAGGTCACGGCGTGCACCAGCCGCTCGGCCGACGGCGCCGGTCGGCTCGCCGACGAGATCCAGGAGCGCGGTGCTCCCCGGCCGGCGATCCGCCCGGACCTGGACGCCCTGCTGCGCGACGACCAGGTCGACGCCGTCGTGCTCACCACGCCGGACCACCTGCACGGCGAGATGATGGTGCGGGCGGCCGACGCCGGCAAGCACATCCTCGTCGAGAAGCCGCTCACCACGTCCGTGGCGGAGGCGGACGCGGCGGTCGCCGCCGTACGGCGCAACGGCGTGGTGGCGATGTGCCTGTTCAACCATCGCTGGGTCCCCGCCTACGCCCAGGCGCACGAGCTGCTCGCCGGCCTCGGTGAGCCGGCGGTCGCCTACGCCCGCAAGGACGACACGATCTTCGTGCCGACCGAGATGCTCTCGTGGGCCGACCGGACGACCTGTGCCTGGTTCCTGTCCAGCCACGACATCGACCTGGTCTCCTGGCTGCTGCGCGACCAGGTCAGCCGCGTCTACGCCACCGCGCGCTGGGGCAAGCTGCGCTCGCTCGGGATCGACACCCCCGACGCGATCCAGATCCAGGCCGAGTACTCGCGCGGTGCCGTGGCGACGTTCGAGTCGGCCTGGATCTACCCGAACACCTTCCCGACCATGGTCGACTCCTACGTCTCGGTCGTCGCCGAGGACGGCGTGGTCCAGCTGGACCGGCAGAAGGAGAGCGTCGTGGTCGCCCGCGAGGACGGCTACAGCTACCCGCGGAACATGCTGCAGCGGGTGATGCACGGCATTCCGGCCGGCGCGTACGCCGACGCGATCGCGCACTGGATCTCCTGCTGCCGCACCGGCGCGCAGCCGCTGATCACGATCGAGAGCAGCCGCAACGTGACCGCCGTACTGGAAGCCGCGCACACCTCGATCGCGACCCGGCAGCCCGTCGACGTCTCGATGCTCGCCGATCCCGGGGCCCGGTGA
- a CDS encoding heparinase II/III family protein: protein MKEIATQSAGPEKARHIDGRINRIGTGDLIKAFGSPSGVDDLATLRAFVAGRMRRPAWPLREWTEAIRSRPAADAVLIDATALLSGVDVTGTEHGRSRRYGFHYLDWLVPGVHAWLLTGEGRYLEAFEKHLEDWVEQRDSVTGEWPGLDVIWYSLGTWARCRSLLPTLEVLTASPLSDRAWGGLVSTLVGGARWAYDEHDAFRHGNWQLVCATELLHISAVLPDLAEAASWAERARLRIDEHLLLDVYPDGGHYERSPGYHKMCLTSLQLAAVVDSRYGSGELARHPKLTAMYDWLRELVSPNGWIPHLQDSHVEWPARSLLRGSYVLDNPVLASSAAQWLSPEEFAEEAAMLPAWTDTARQARWTSTLASAVSTPAPAPQRTSVLGYSGYVVLRAGDLRAVINCGPHIEHELESHSHRAVLDFVLEGQHRPLLWEAGGPPSYDDPEYLSWYQSGRGHNTVLVDGQELSTDRVVSTDPLVDTDLLAVFTGRHQGNGVPQARTIAMVREEPSYLVVTDSTPGLDGQHTFRACWQALDPWRQVGPLAFDTTGPDGSGLLLLEAGDPETTAVETLEGTARRPDLVRPEARYEPLHTLALDRDRGAFTTVLVPHTGTESPSVTVVRSWATLTIDHGHTVDRVGTNHWVRTRRDAGEQLSWATGWQVRELADRGRPLFRSAAPVDVEATLRDGRLQLAVTASGRCRIWIRVGQDGEVRLNGVPVTTVSDEAGWADLTLPYAGRWTIEGATHA from the coding sequence GTGAAGGAGATCGCCACCCAGTCCGCCGGCCCCGAGAAGGCCCGGCACATCGACGGCCGGATCAACCGGATCGGCACCGGTGACCTGATCAAGGCCTTCGGCTCGCCGTCCGGGGTCGACGACCTCGCCACGCTGCGCGCCTTCGTGGCCGGCCGAATGCGCAGACCGGCCTGGCCGTTGCGCGAGTGGACCGAAGCGATCCGTTCCCGGCCCGCGGCCGACGCGGTGCTGATCGACGCGACCGCGCTGCTCAGTGGAGTCGACGTGACCGGCACCGAGCACGGCCGCTCCCGGCGGTACGGCTTCCACTACCTGGACTGGCTGGTGCCGGGCGTGCACGCCTGGCTGCTGACCGGGGAGGGCCGCTACCTCGAAGCCTTCGAGAAGCACCTGGAGGACTGGGTCGAGCAGCGCGACTCTGTCACCGGCGAGTGGCCCGGGCTCGATGTGATCTGGTACTCCCTCGGCACCTGGGCCCGCTGCCGCAGTCTCCTGCCCACGCTCGAGGTTCTCACCGCTTCACCGTTGTCCGACCGTGCGTGGGGCGGACTGGTCAGCACTCTGGTCGGCGGCGCGCGCTGGGCGTACGACGAGCACGACGCCTTCCGGCACGGCAACTGGCAACTCGTCTGCGCCACGGAGCTCCTGCACATCAGCGCCGTACTGCCGGATCTGGCCGAGGCCGCGAGCTGGGCCGAGCGTGCGCGCCTGCGGATCGACGAGCACCTGCTGCTGGACGTCTATCCCGACGGCGGACACTACGAACGCTCTCCGGGCTACCACAAGATGTGCCTGACCTCGCTGCAGCTGGCCGCTGTCGTCGACTCCCGGTACGGGTCCGGAGAACTGGCCCGGCACCCGAAGCTGACGGCGATGTACGACTGGCTGCGCGAGCTCGTCTCGCCGAACGGCTGGATCCCCCACCTGCAGGACAGCCACGTCGAGTGGCCGGCCCGGAGTCTGCTGCGGGGAAGCTACGTGCTCGACAACCCCGTCCTGGCAAGCTCCGCCGCGCAATGGCTGAGCCCGGAGGAGTTCGCCGAAGAGGCGGCCATGCTTCCGGCCTGGACGGACACCGCCAGGCAGGCCCGATGGACGAGCACGCTCGCGTCAGCCGTCAGCACCCCTGCTCCCGCGCCGCAGCGCACCTCCGTCCTGGGCTATTCCGGGTACGTCGTCCTGCGCGCGGGCGATTTGCGCGCCGTGATCAACTGCGGGCCGCACATCGAGCACGAGCTGGAGTCGCACTCGCACCGCGCTGTACTCGACTTCGTGCTCGAGGGGCAGCACCGGCCGCTGCTGTGGGAGGCCGGCGGTCCGCCCAGCTACGACGACCCGGAGTACCTGTCCTGGTACCAGTCCGGCCGCGGGCACAACACCGTGCTGGTGGACGGACAGGAGCTGAGCACCGATCGTGTGGTGAGCACCGACCCGCTGGTCGACACCGATCTCCTGGCCGTCTTCACCGGACGCCACCAGGGCAACGGCGTACCGCAGGCCCGCACGATCGCGATGGTCCGGGAAGAGCCGTCGTACCTGGTCGTCACCGACAGCACACCAGGCCTTGACGGGCAGCACACCTTCCGCGCCTGCTGGCAGGCGCTCGACCCCTGGCGGCAGGTGGGCCCACTCGCCTTCGACACCACGGGTCCCGACGGTTCGGGGCTCCTCCTGCTCGAGGCCGGCGACCCGGAGACGACAGCGGTCGAAACGCTTGAGGGGACGGCTCGCCGGCCGGACCTGGTGCGCCCGGAAGCGCGGTACGAACCGCTGCACACATTGGCGCTCGACCGCGATCGCGGGGCCTTTACCACGGTGCTCGTCCCGCACACGGGGACCGAGTCGCCCAGCGTGACCGTCGTCCGGAGCTGGGCGACGTTGACCATCGACCACGGCCACACGGTCGATCGAGTCGGCACCAACCACTGGGTACGCACGCGGCGGGACGCAGGCGAACAGTTGTCCTGGGCAACGGGTTGGCAGGTTCGCGAGCTGGCCGACCGCGGCCGGCCGCTGTTCCGCAGTGCCGCGCCCGTCGATGTCGAGGCCACTCTGCGGGACGGCCGGCTGCAGCTGGCCGTGACCGCGTCCGGCCGTTGCCGGATCTGGATCCGCGTGGGTCAGGACGGCGAGGTCCGGCTGAACGGCGTACCGGTGACGACCGTCAGCGACGAGGCGGGCTGGGCGGATCTCACGCTCCCGTACGCCGGACGCTGGACCATCGAGGGGGCGACCCATGCCTGA
- a CDS encoding aspartate aminotransferase family protein produces MPSTVARGFEQADQLYARAQRSLAGGVSSDARRAAGTPLFVDHAKGAELWDVDGNRYLDYVLGQGPNLLGHASPLVAEAVTAQVSRGIAYAAQHELEAVVAEQLCAMVPSAELVRFNSVGSEAVHGAIRLARGHTGRPKIVKFEGNYHGWLEPVLYSVHPDLASAGDARHPNAVDGTAGQPRDGAADLIVLPYNDLDAVAAVFAESGDQIAAVILEPLLCNTGCITPGPGYLEGLRDLTRQYGALLVFDEIISGFRVAPGGAQELLGVVPDLSAFGKAMAGGMQVSALVGSREVMGSIADGTVAHAGTFNSHPVAMAAADAVLRHLDEQRDAVYPPLVARGRQLMAGLRAAGERHGVPLLVDGPGPVFQTCVTDQAAVTDYRSFAACDRATMGRFHAGLFAQGISIVPRGLWFLSTEHTGEQIEETIAIADAVLAGL; encoded by the coding sequence ATGCCGAGCACCGTTGCCCGAGGTTTCGAGCAGGCCGACCAGTTGTACGCCCGCGCCCAGCGGTCGCTCGCCGGCGGTGTCTCGAGCGACGCCCGTCGCGCGGCCGGGACGCCGCTGTTCGTCGACCATGCCAAGGGCGCCGAGCTCTGGGACGTCGACGGCAACCGCTACCTCGACTACGTGCTCGGCCAAGGCCCCAACTTGCTCGGCCACGCGTCCCCGCTGGTCGCCGAAGCGGTCACGGCCCAGGTCAGCCGGGGCATCGCGTACGCCGCCCAGCACGAACTGGAGGCGGTCGTCGCCGAGCAGCTCTGCGCGATGGTCCCGTCGGCGGAGCTGGTGCGGTTCAACAGCGTCGGGTCGGAAGCCGTGCACGGCGCCATCCGGCTGGCCCGCGGGCACACCGGGCGGCCGAAGATCGTCAAGTTCGAGGGCAACTACCACGGCTGGCTCGAGCCGGTGCTCTACAGCGTGCACCCCGACCTCGCCTCGGCCGGCGACGCCCGGCACCCGAACGCGGTCGACGGTACGGCGGGCCAGCCGCGCGACGGCGCGGCCGACCTGATCGTGCTGCCCTACAACGACCTCGACGCGGTGGCGGCGGTGTTCGCCGAGTCCGGCGACCAGATCGCCGCCGTGATCCTCGAGCCCCTGCTCTGCAACACCGGGTGCATCACTCCGGGCCCCGGCTATCTCGAAGGGCTGCGGGACCTGACCCGGCAGTACGGCGCGCTGCTGGTCTTCGACGAGATCATCTCCGGCTTCCGGGTCGCGCCCGGCGGCGCCCAGGAGCTGCTCGGCGTCGTACCGGACCTGTCGGCGTTCGGCAAGGCGATGGCCGGTGGCATGCAGGTGTCGGCGCTGGTCGGTTCGCGCGAGGTGATGGGGTCGATCGCGGATGGGACGGTGGCGCACGCGGGGACCTTCAACTCGCACCCGGTCGCGATGGCCGCGGCCGACGCGGTCCTCCGGCACCTCGACGAACAGCGCGACGCGGTCTACCCGCCGCTGGTCGCCCGCGGCCGGCAACTGATGGCCGGACTGCGGGCGGCGGGCGAGCGGCACGGCGTACCGCTGCTGGTCGACGGGCCCGGCCCGGTCTTCCAGACCTGCGTGACCGACCAGGCGGCGGTCACCGACTACCGGTCGTTCGCCGCCTGTGACCGCGCGACGATGGGTCGCTTCCACGCCGGGCTGTTCGCGCAGGGCATCAGCATCGTCCCGCGCGGCCTGTGGTTCCTGTCCACCGAGCACACCGGCGAGCAGATCGAGGAGACGATCGCGATCGCGGACGCCGTACTGGCCGGGCTGTGA
- a CDS encoding amidohydrolase family protein, translated as MPDDVTSGWFDAHIVTGAHPAALLQPTDRDAIATHLATYELSGALVSAMASWLHDPLTGNAEASAVADDLADQGVLACWTAVPPVHGEPHTLGGLVGQAADGEGVGAFRLHPRSHGYSPVSAAMDEFYSALAVTGLPLCVDAAELDWSQLAVIATRFPTLRIVVSQVGYRELRNLSAALRDHDNLSVDLVNFAAHQAVEWLAANGLADRLLFATGLGLRDPAESIVRLAWSGVDDATVRRIGSGNAAGLFAGRLPAAVGGQR; from the coding sequence ATGCCTGACGACGTCACCAGCGGCTGGTTCGACGCGCACATCGTGACCGGTGCGCACCCGGCGGCCCTGCTGCAGCCGACCGACCGGGACGCGATCGCGACCCACCTCGCCACGTATGAGCTGTCCGGAGCTCTCGTCAGCGCGATGGCCTCGTGGCTGCACGACCCGCTGACCGGCAACGCCGAGGCCAGCGCCGTCGCCGACGACCTGGCCGACCAGGGCGTCCTGGCCTGCTGGACGGCGGTGCCGCCGGTCCACGGCGAGCCGCACACGCTCGGCGGGCTGGTCGGCCAAGCCGCGGACGGGGAAGGAGTCGGGGCGTTCCGGCTCCATCCCCGGTCGCACGGGTACTCGCCCGTGTCCGCCGCGATGGACGAGTTCTACTCGGCTCTCGCGGTCACCGGCCTGCCGCTCTGCGTGGACGCCGCTGAGCTCGACTGGTCCCAGCTCGCGGTGATCGCGACCCGCTTTCCCACGTTGCGGATCGTCGTCTCTCAGGTCGGGTACCGGGAGCTGCGCAACCTCTCGGCGGCCCTGCGCGACCACGACAACCTGTCCGTCGACCTGGTCAACTTCGCGGCCCATCAGGCCGTGGAGTGGCTGGCCGCCAACGGTCTCGCCGACCGCCTGCTGTTCGCCACCGGGCTGGGGCTGCGCGATCCCGCCGAGAGCATCGTCCGGCTCGCCTGGTCGGGCGTCGACGACGCCACGGTCCGCCGGATCGGCTCCGGCAACGCGGCCGGGCTGTTCGCGGGACGGTTGCCTGCTGCTGTCGGGGGGCAACGATGA
- a CDS encoding amidohydrolase family protein produces the protein MIGRRPPAGRQVIDVHAHLGPYSLFHIPEPGARQMVDVMDRTGTQVAVVAANRGIQQDAHLGNTETLAAVDAHPGRIAAYAVINPWQDPDRELERLAADDRFVGIKVHPSLHQYPVTGARYAAVWAFAAETGCPVLSHSEHRSAYDAPVLFETVADRYPDAQVILGHAGISPAGVDEAVAAASRHSSLWLEVCGSQMTGQLITGMVEQVGSRRVLFGSDFPFIDQRMSLGRVVYASLTEDEREDVLGGNAHRLFRWRPLPGDPGEPR, from the coding sequence ATGATCGGCCGCCGGCCACCGGCCGGGCGCCAGGTGATCGACGTCCACGCGCACCTCGGCCCGTACTCGCTGTTCCACATTCCGGAGCCCGGCGCACGGCAGATGGTCGACGTGATGGACCGGACCGGGACCCAGGTCGCCGTGGTCGCGGCGAACCGCGGCATCCAGCAGGACGCCCACCTCGGCAACACCGAGACGCTGGCCGCGGTGGACGCCCACCCGGGCCGGATCGCGGCGTACGCGGTGATCAATCCGTGGCAGGACCCGGACCGCGAGCTCGAACGGCTCGCGGCCGACGACCGCTTCGTCGGGATCAAGGTGCACCCGTCGCTGCACCAGTACCCCGTGACCGGTGCGCGGTACGCCGCCGTGTGGGCGTTCGCCGCGGAGACCGGCTGCCCCGTGCTCAGCCACTCGGAGCACCGTTCGGCGTACGACGCGCCGGTGCTGTTCGAGACCGTCGCCGACAGGTACCCCGACGCTCAGGTGATCCTCGGCCACGCGGGCATCAGTCCGGCCGGCGTCGACGAAGCGGTCGCCGCCGCGAGCCGCCATTCCTCGCTCTGGCTCGAGGTGTGCGGATCGCAGATGACCGGCCAGTTGATCACCGGCATGGTCGAGCAGGTCGGGAGCCGGCGGGTGCTGTTCGGCTCCGACTTCCCCTTCATCGACCAGCGGATGTCGCTCGGCCGGGTGGTCTACGCGTCGCTGACCGAGGACGAGCGCGAAGATGTCCTCGGTGGGAACGCCCACCGTCTGTTCCGGTGGCGCCCGCTGCCGGGTGATCCGGGGGAGCCTCGATGA